The following proteins come from a genomic window of Montipora foliosa isolate CH-2021 chromosome 2, ASM3666993v2, whole genome shotgun sequence:
- the LOC137991646 gene encoding uncharacterized protein, with the protein MTDILRSKPNTSGLQRLPVPIWDGSRRSYATWRKEFNHCMKKYDQDKDEQLQRFRNALPRGSWWSDQVKTCKTIDSAWNILDTEFADKRKLMDELLLEINSLKPVKRDSRSFTHFATTISSYANDMEDNGCPVLESSEAPFLMSQLLSKLDPNDNSHFGREMKREGKEETVSNLITWLHVEASVRSRGKNNTVSEDRNESRRYRTPRKTENNAASGEEPDDDTCPLNCKTKHHLAACPVFQELAISQRWEIVKQHWRCRKCLRKHHTSNCKKPDGSTCDKCRKNHHRSLHNEKIGETSSNPNPRASSFQSQCQAPSSTSNGNIQENAVHHKEKLKLITGLCPVQKVGVMNGNGEFVEVLAMLDSGSNTSLLSKNAARLLGLSGSATHLTMNLAGGKKKSEASQIIDITVASPADEDIKKTLQVYTVTRPCSKAKTLSKELVRHYPHLKHVCDKLHLSGGAIDLLVGTDFVEAFIDIHTVSGEPGEPVAKRNCFGWYVMGQFEKNNSTTSEIQSVEIRTANVVDDIKELLHQDLLGVKPTNLCTCSENEIRESKFVKSLAASTTLVDGRIQVKMPWTEAGPPKQSKYGIALKRLFSTERSFQKKGCLDVVNEEVQKLLEQDYVIQVSPDQIDHSKPEWYLPLQAVFTPERTTKVRLVFDSSSKGHNGKGQTTPTVSWMFWQHGDGTK; encoded by the coding sequence ATGACGGACATCTTAAGGTCAAAACCAAACACTAGTGGTCTGCAACGATTACCGGTACCAATATGGGACGGCAGTCGCAGATCCTATGCTACCTGGAGAAAAGAATTCAATCATTGCATGAAGAAATACGATCAAGATAAAGATGAACAACTGCAACGGTTCCGAAATGCATTGCCGAGAGGATCGTGGTGGTCTGACCAGGTAAAAACTTGCAAAACCATTGATAGCGCGTGGAATATATTGGACACAGAATTTGCAGACAAACGTAAACTAATGGACGAACTGCTCCTCGAAATAAATAGCCTTAAGCCCGTAAAACGAGACTCCAGGTCGTTCACGCACTTCGCCACGACAATATCATCCTACGCGAATGATATGGAAGATAATGGATGTCCGGTGTTGGAGTCTTCGGAAGCGCCATTTCTTATGTCTCAACTTTTGTCCAAGCTCGATCCGAACGATAATTCTCATTTTggaagagaaatgaaaagagAAGGTAAAGAGGAAACTGTCAGTAACCTCATCACCTGGTTGCACGTAGAAGCAAGTGTCCGCTCAAGGGGCAAGAATAACACCGTGTCTGAAGACAGAAACGAGAGTCGCCGATACAGGACCCCAAGGAAAACTGAGAACAATGCCGCAAGTGGCGAAGAACCCGATGATGACACCTGTCCACTTAACtgtaaaacaaaacatcacctcGCTGCCTGTCCTGTGTTCCAGGAGTTAGCTATCAGTCAGAGATGGGAGATTGTAAAGCAACATTGGCGATGTCGTAAATGTCTTAGAAAGCATCATACAAGCAACTGCAAGAAACCAGACGGTTCAACATGCGAcaaatgcagaaaaaatcaTCACCGATCTCTTCACAATGAAAAGATTGGTGAAACAAGCTCAAATCCAAATCCAAGAGCATCTTCTTTCCAAAGTCAGTGCCAGGCCCCCTCGAGTACATCAAATGGTAACATCCAAGAAAATGCTGTTCACCACAAAGAGAAGTTAAAGCTCATAACTGGTTTGTGCCCTGTTCAAAAAGTTGGAGTCATGAACGGAAACGGAGAATTTGTTGAAGTCCTTGCGATGTTAGACTCTGGATCCAATACCAGTCTTCTCTCAAAGAATGCAGCCAGACTACTTGGGTTGAGTGGATCAGCAACACATCTGACCATGAATTTGGCTGGTGGgaagaagaaaagtgaagcCTCACAGATAATCGACATCACTGTTGCCTCACCTGCTGACGAGGATATTAAGAAGACCCTTCAAGTGTACACTGTTACAAGGCCCTGCAGTAAAGCAAAAACACTTTCCAAAGAATTAGTGCGACACTACCCTCATCTCAAGCACGTTTGTGATAAACTACACCTTTCGGGTGGCGCCATAGATCTCCTTGTCGGTACAGACTTTGTAGAAGCCTTCATTGATATCCACACAGTGTCCGGAGAACCAGGGGAACCTGTTGCGAAACGAAACTGTTTTGGTTGGTACGTTATGGGACAGTTTGAAAAGAACAACTCTACTACTTCAGAAATTCAGTCGGTTGAAATCAGAACAGCAAATGTCGTAGACGACATCAAAGAACTTCTTCACCAAGACCTCCTTGGCGTCAAACCGACCAACCTTTGTACGTGTAGCGAAAACGAGATACGCGAAAGCAAGTTCGTTAAGTCCCTCGCAGCCTCAACTACCCTGGttgacggaagaatacaagttaAGATGCCCTGGACGGAAGCGGGCCCTCCCAAACAAAGTAAATATGGCATCGCACTGAAAAGGCTGTTTTCCACGGAGAGGTCATTCCAGAAAAAGGGGTGTCTCGATGTTGTCAATGAGGAAGTCCAAAAGCTTCTAGAGCAGGACTACGTGATTCAAGTCTCTCCTGACCAGATTGATCATAGCAAGCCTGAATGGTACTTACCCTTACAAGCCGTGTTCACACCGGAAAGAACGACAAAAGTTCGACTTGTCTTTGACTCATCTTCGAAAGGTCACAACGGAAAGGGCCAGACTACACCAACAGTCTCCTGGATGTTTTGGCAGCATGGAGATGGAACGAAGTAG